The proteins below are encoded in one region of Paenibacillus sp. YYML68:
- a CDS encoding enoyl-CoA hydratase/isomerase family protein, whose protein sequence is MELHDIRVDVADYIATITLNRPSKLNTVTRSMGEQLRAICDHMNKNKEVRVVILTGEGPKSFSAGSDIEVLDDYGSPWDLRNRDDYCMAIRSIRKPVIAMVNGYAIGGGLELALHADIRIASSNARFGAGEIKLGWIGGSGSTQLLPRLVGPGKAAEMVLTGAMLSADEALRTGLVERVVEPDELERTVRELASTIVSYSPIAVENAKLALRAAMNMPLDAGLQYENSLFAFCFTTEDAQEGKQSFKEKRTPHYKGK, encoded by the coding sequence ATGGAGCTTCACGACATTCGTGTGGACGTTGCCGATTATATCGCGACGATCACCCTGAATCGGCCGAGTAAGCTGAATACGGTCACTCGGTCGATGGGCGAGCAGCTTCGCGCGATCTGCGACCATATGAATAAGAACAAAGAGGTCCGAGTCGTCATCTTGACCGGAGAGGGTCCGAAGAGCTTCAGCGCTGGCAGTGACATCGAGGTGCTGGACGATTACGGCAGTCCGTGGGACCTGCGCAACCGCGACGATTACTGCATGGCGATCCGCAGCATCCGCAAGCCGGTCATCGCGATGGTGAACGGCTATGCGATTGGCGGCGGGCTGGAGCTGGCGCTCCATGCCGACATTCGAATCGCCTCGAGCAACGCCAGGTTCGGGGCCGGGGAGATCAAGCTCGGCTGGATCGGCGGCAGCGGCAGCACGCAGCTGCTGCCCCGCCTCGTCGGGCCGGGCAAGGCAGCCGAGATGGTGCTGACGGGCGCGATGCTGTCCGCGGACGAAGCGCTGCGCACAGGGCTCGTCGAGCGTGTCGTCGAGCCCGACGAGCTCGAGCGCACCGTCCGCGAGCTGGCGTCGACGATCGTCAGCTACAGCCCGATCGCCGTCGAGAATGCGAAGCTCGCGCTCCGGGCGGCGATGAATATGCCGCTGGACGCCGGGCTGCAATACGAGAACAGCTTGTTCGCGTTCTGCTTCACGACCGAGGATGCCCAGGAGGGCAAGCAATCGTTCAAGGAGAAGCGGACGCCTCATTATAAAGGCAAGTGA
- a CDS encoding glycoside hydrolase family 2 TIM barrel-domain containing protein, producing MRGLPINDNWKFILDEPEAPHLLTTDDSSWRTVQLPHDWSVEQPFDQEKGEACTGYLLGGIGWYRRSFKTTEAMAGQRVFVNFDGIYNRASIYCNGTLVRFHPYGYSPCVVDLTAALNPLGKENVIAVRVDHSRYADSRWYTGSGIYRKVSMHIVPQVHIPVWGTFYTTPEVSDESATVRGVMTVRNDSERDETVEIVGRLYGPNGEQVAEQKATCHVSKQGQVEVTLDYTVSQPERWEIHQAKLYRAQADVVLGCKVIQTETDTIGIREFRFDADKGFFFNGRRTLIKGVCLHHDGGLVGAAVPLDVWRRRLEKLAVCGCNAIRTAHNPMSEDFMDLCDEMGFLVQVEFFDEWDHPKDKRRNGGEQSVDYLTRGHAEYFREYAQQDLQDTMRRDRNHPCVIQWSIGNEIEWTYPKYNVATGYFGMNASGNYFWTLPPNSRDQIREIIQATPRDHYDIDKTAHQLARWTREMDTTRPVIANCILPSASYESGYIDALDMAGYSYRRVIYDYGHHHYPDKPIMGTENVAQWHEWKAVLEREHVPGIFLWTGIDHMGEAIQKPWPRKGSNLGLLDFAAFEKPSYHMFKSLWTNEPHLHLVTQTLEQSLYVLNEDGELVEKVEGGWQQRVWFWHDVNTHWNYSPQELVVAEVYSNCDEVSLYLNGKLLATRRLEEFEDRIYKWAVPYEAGELKAVGRKLGVTEGETHGETHSESVESALHTVGPVQHIVLEVDKATVAAHEDSVVHVIAQLMDAAGHAITNQNVTLDFEVDGPGRVLGVDNGSSDNVQPYQSTRLTTEAGRGMMLVQGVEAGELVIRATCRSMNRVSNMCKVMVHES from the coding sequence ATGCGAGGGTTACCTATTAACGACAATTGGAAATTCATTCTGGACGAGCCTGAGGCTCCACATCTGCTGACAACGGACGATTCGAGCTGGAGAACGGTTCAGCTGCCGCACGACTGGAGTGTGGAGCAGCCGTTCGATCAGGAGAAGGGTGAAGCGTGTACAGGCTACTTGCTCGGCGGTATTGGCTGGTATCGTCGCAGCTTCAAGACGACAGAGGCGATGGCGGGCCAGCGTGTATTCGTTAACTTCGACGGCATCTATAACCGTGCGAGCATCTATTGCAATGGAACGCTCGTTCGCTTCCATCCGTACGGATATTCGCCGTGCGTCGTGGACCTGACAGCTGCACTGAACCCGCTGGGGAAGGAGAACGTCATTGCGGTACGGGTCGATCATTCCCGGTACGCTGACAGTCGCTGGTATACCGGCTCAGGCATTTATCGGAAGGTGTCGATGCATATCGTGCCACAGGTGCACATTCCGGTGTGGGGAACGTTCTATACGACACCTGAGGTCAGCGACGAGTCGGCGACCGTTCGGGGCGTCATGACGGTGCGCAACGATTCGGAGCGTGATGAGACGGTTGAGATCGTCGGGCGGTTGTATGGTCCGAACGGTGAGCAGGTCGCGGAGCAGAAGGCTACGTGCCATGTGAGCAAGCAAGGCCAAGTCGAGGTGACGCTCGACTATACGGTGTCGCAGCCCGAGCGCTGGGAGATTCATCAGGCGAAGCTGTATCGGGCGCAGGCCGACGTCGTGCTCGGCTGCAAGGTTATACAGACGGAGACGGATACGATCGGCATCCGCGAGTTCCGCTTCGATGCGGACAAGGGCTTCTTCTTCAACGGACGGCGTACGTTGATCAAGGGCGTCTGCCTGCACCATGACGGCGGCCTCGTCGGCGCAGCTGTGCCGCTCGATGTGTGGCGCAGACGGCTGGAGAAGCTGGCGGTATGCGGCTGCAACGCGATCCGAACGGCGCACAATCCGATGTCCGAGGACTTTATGGACTTGTGCGACGAGATGGGCTTCCTGGTGCAGGTGGAATTTTTCGACGAGTGGGACCATCCGAAGGATAAGCGCAGGAATGGCGGCGAGCAGTCGGTCGATTACTTGACGCGCGGTCATGCGGAGTACTTCCGTGAATATGCGCAGCAGGATCTGCAGGATACGATGCGGCGTGACCGTAATCATCCGTGCGTCATTCAGTGGAGCATCGGCAACGAGATCGAATGGACGTATCCGAAGTACAATGTGGCGACAGGCTACTTCGGCATGAATGCGTCGGGCAACTACTTCTGGACGCTGCCGCCGAACAGCCGTGATCAAATTCGCGAGATCATTCAGGCGACGCCGCGAGATCATTACGACATCGACAAGACGGCTCATCAGCTCGCCCGCTGGACGAGGGAGATGGACACGACGCGTCCGGTCATCGCTAATTGTATTCTGCCGAGCGCGAGCTACGAGTCGGGCTATATCGATGCGCTCGATATGGCGGGCTACAGCTACCGCCGCGTTATCTACGATTACGGGCATCACCACTATCCGGACAAGCCGATTATGGGAACGGAGAACGTTGCCCAGTGGCACGAGTGGAAGGCGGTGCTGGAGCGGGAGCATGTGCCAGGCATTTTCCTATGGACGGGCATCGATCATATGGGAGAGGCGATTCAGAAGCCGTGGCCGCGCAAGGGCTCGAACCTCGGGCTGCTGGACTTCGCCGCCTTCGAGAAGCCTTCCTATCATATGTTCAAAAGCTTATGGACGAACGAGCCGCATCTCCATCTCGTGACGCAGACGCTGGAGCAGTCGCTCTACGTGCTGAATGAGGATGGCGAGCTGGTTGAGAAGGTGGAGGGCGGCTGGCAGCAGCGGGTCTGGTTCTGGCACGATGTGAACACGCACTGGAATTACAGCCCGCAGGAGCTCGTCGTCGCCGAGGTGTACTCGAACTGTGACGAGGTCTCGCTGTACTTGAACGGTAAGCTGCTGGCGACGCGCAGACTTGAAGAGTTCGAGGATCGCATCTACAAGTGGGCGGTTCCGTATGAGGCAGGTGAGCTGAAGGCTGTCGGTCGGAAGCTGGGCGTGACGGAAGGTGAGACGCACGGAGAGACGCACAGTGAGTCGGTCGAGTCGGCGCTCCATACGGTCGGACCTGTGCAGCATATTGTGCTTGAGGTGGATAAGGCGACGGTTGCTGCACATGAGGACAGCGTCGTCCATGTCATTGCCCAGCTGATGGATGCAGCGGGACATGCAATTACGAACCAGAATGTGACACTCGACTTCGAGGTGGATGGACCGGGTCGCGTGCTGGGCGTCGATAACGGCAGCTCGGACAACGTGCAGCCTTATCAGAGCACTCGTCTGACGACGGAGGCCGGACGCGGCATGATGCTCGTACAGGGTGTGGAGGCTGGCGAGCTGGTGATCAGAGCTACGTGCAGGAGCATGAATAGGGTGTCGAATATGTGCAAGGTGATGGTTCACGAGTCGTAG
- a CDS encoding CaiB/BaiF CoA-transferase family protein, which produces MKLLDGIVVLDFSQYLAGPVSALRLADLGARVIKIERPDAGDGSRQITLSNLRVDGESTVFQSMNRNKESYAANLKDPSDLDKIKKLIQQADVIIENFRPGAMKKLGLDYESVKALNPRIIYGSVTGYGAEGPWKNKPGQDLLVQSMSGLAWMNGDRDQPPVPFGLAVIDLHTSSMFVQTLLGMLLQREKTGTGGLVEISLMEAALDFQFEVLSAYLNREERVQPERSEFHNAHAYLGAPYGIYETADGYIALAMGSVLTLGELLGCDALLGYTDTSTWFSRRDEIKRTLNAHLKTQPTRYWLDRLEPADYWCAEVMDWESALAHDGIAGLDMFQDVVRTSGAVFRTTRYPVRVNGTVLKHAKGAPRVGEDTDRINEQFELSSSQQ; this is translated from the coding sequence ATGAAGCTGCTAGATGGCATCGTCGTTCTCGACTTCAGTCAATATCTCGCAGGGCCTGTGTCGGCGCTCCGCCTCGCAGACCTTGGCGCACGCGTCATCAAGATTGAGCGTCCTGATGCTGGAGACGGCAGCCGTCAGATTACATTGTCGAATCTGCGAGTGGACGGGGAGAGCACCGTCTTCCAATCGATGAACCGCAACAAGGAGAGCTACGCTGCGAACCTGAAGGACCCATCTGACTTGGACAAAATCAAGAAGCTCATCCAGCAGGCGGATGTGATCATCGAGAACTTCCGTCCCGGTGCGATGAAGAAGCTCGGACTCGATTACGAGTCGGTCAAGGCGCTGAACCCGCGCATCATCTATGGCAGCGTCACGGGCTACGGGGCGGAAGGCCCGTGGAAGAACAAGCCCGGTCAAGACCTGCTCGTGCAATCGATGTCGGGTCTTGCTTGGATGAACGGCGACCGCGATCAGCCTCCGGTTCCGTTCGGTCTTGCGGTTATCGACCTGCATACGAGCTCGATGTTCGTGCAGACGCTGCTCGGCATGCTGCTGCAACGGGAGAAGACTGGCACAGGCGGCCTCGTGGAGATCAGTCTGATGGAAGCGGCGCTCGACTTCCAGTTCGAGGTGCTGAGCGCCTACTTGAATCGGGAGGAGCGCGTGCAGCCCGAGCGGAGCGAATTTCACAACGCGCATGCGTATCTGGGCGCACCGTACGGCATCTACGAGACAGCGGACGGCTATATCGCACTCGCGATGGGCTCGGTGCTGACGCTGGGCGAGCTGCTCGGCTGCGACGCGCTGCTGGGCTATACCGATACGTCGACGTGGTTCAGCCGCCGCGATGAGATCAAGCGCACGCTGAACGCACATCTCAAGACGCAGCCGACCCGCTACTGGCTCGATCGACTGGAGCCTGCGGACTACTGGTGCGCCGAGGTGATGGACTGGGAGTCTGCGCTCGCGCACGATGGCATCGCAGGGCTCGATATGTTCCAGGACGTCGTTCGTACGAGCGGTGCCGTCTTCCGGACGACGCGCTATCCGGTGCGCGTGAACGGCACCGTGCTGAAGCATGCGAAGGGCGCGCCGCGGGTCGGCGAAGATACGGACCGCATTAATGAGCAATTCGAGCTGAGCAGCTCGCAGCAGTAG
- a CDS encoding MBL fold metallo-hydrolase has product MSHSRLRLNEALIEEMNRTEPPYGTLAVWLLGQESIAVKGDGITLYIDPFVSDYVSRVLGLTRQYEAPLTPEHLTNASMCLITHDHEDHLDPGTMEVVRTTSPDCLVVAPRYSKARLLQLGFEPERIMEANTQRMTDSFDGRLQVLAIPAAHEQLEQDADGHHRYVGYVIRLNGVTVYHAGDTLVYDGLTELLQSQRIDLACLPINGRDYYRTRQPIAGNMNYSEAAQLAWEIGADTVIPLHYDTFDWNTEKPGYFVQELYERYPEQKCHLLARGERYVYVSGRSFIRGCE; this is encoded by the coding sequence ATGAGTCATTCACGGCTTCGGCTGAACGAAGCGTTAATTGAGGAGATGAATCGCACCGAGCCTCCCTACGGCACGCTTGCGGTCTGGCTGCTCGGCCAGGAGAGTATCGCGGTGAAGGGGGACGGCATCACGCTGTACATCGATCCGTTCGTGTCCGACTATGTGAGCCGGGTGCTCGGGCTGACACGACAATACGAAGCGCCGCTTACACCGGAGCACCTGACGAACGCTTCCATGTGTCTGATCACGCATGATCATGAGGATCATCTGGACCCGGGAACGATGGAGGTTGTGCGTACGACAAGTCCAGATTGTCTCGTGGTCGCACCGCGCTACAGCAAGGCGAGGCTGCTTCAGCTCGGCTTCGAGCCCGAGCGAATCATGGAGGCGAATACGCAGAGGATGACCGACTCGTTCGACGGGAGGCTGCAGGTGCTGGCCATTCCGGCAGCGCATGAGCAGCTTGAACAGGATGCGGACGGTCACCATCGCTATGTAGGCTACGTCATTCGCCTCAATGGTGTCACTGTATATCATGCAGGCGATACGCTGGTGTACGACGGATTGACGGAGCTGCTGCAGTCACAGCGGATCGACCTCGCCTGTCTGCCGATCAATGGCCGCGACTACTATCGTACCCGGCAGCCGATTGCAGGCAACATGAATTACAGCGAGGCGGCACAGCTTGCCTGGGAGATCGGGGCGGATACGGTCATTCCTCTGCATTATGATACGTTCGATTGGAACACAGAGAAGCCGGGTTACTTCGTGCAGGAGCTGTACGAGCGCTATCCCGAGCAGAAGTGTCACTTGCTGGCACGCGGCGAACGGTATGTATACGTATCCGGTCGCTCCTTCATCCGGGGCTGTGAATAG
- a CDS encoding aldehyde dehydrogenase family protein, whose protein sequence is MMKGTRNGKEYYRLYIDGQWVDSTSDKLTDVQNPANEEVIATVTDASPEDVQKALESSQRAQLDWQALPYVKRAEYLVKLVEKVKEKREFFARLLVMEQGKTYGEALGEVDDTMAYMMYAVESANKIKGDVLPSNRVGELLQIQKVPYGVTIGLCAWNYPLALIGRKLGPALVTGNTMIIKPHELTPVASAEFFNLIHEVGFPPGVANFVTGTGAEVGQLLVSSPITKLVTVTGSVRAGQQIYKAAADNITALSLELGGKAPFIVLDDADVDKAVEAAVVARFANCGQVCICNEMVLVHEKVADEFTAKLLERVKQVKLGDPFDSSTTMGPKANGLDLKKIDDIVQETVAQGASIAAGGKRPTGGIFDKGYWYEPTVLVNVKPDMAAAQKEIFGPVLPIIRISSFEEAIEIVNSSELGLSAYLFSNDYRKLMHGMNVLQVGTVFLNQGMSGCMQGHHSGHKLSGLGGEDGEYGIAGYLQKRTVYLNYNA, encoded by the coding sequence ATGATGAAAGGTACGCGCAATGGCAAAGAATACTATCGCTTGTATATCGATGGTCAATGGGTGGACTCCACCTCGGATAAGCTGACCGATGTACAGAATCCGGCCAATGAGGAGGTCATCGCTACCGTTACCGATGCTTCGCCTGAGGATGTACAGAAGGCGCTGGAGTCGTCGCAGCGTGCGCAGCTGGACTGGCAGGCGCTTCCATATGTGAAGCGTGCCGAATATCTTGTGAAGCTGGTGGAGAAGGTGAAGGAGAAGCGCGAGTTCTTCGCACGTCTTCTCGTCATGGAGCAAGGTAAGACGTACGGCGAAGCGCTCGGTGAAGTCGATGACACGATGGCGTATATGATGTATGCCGTCGAGTCTGCGAACAAGATCAAGGGTGATGTGCTCCCATCGAACCGTGTGGGCGAGCTGCTGCAAATTCAGAAGGTGCCTTACGGCGTCACGATCGGTCTGTGTGCGTGGAACTATCCGCTCGCTCTGATCGGTCGTAAGCTCGGCCCGGCGCTCGTCACGGGCAACACGATGATCATTAAGCCGCATGAGCTGACGCCTGTCGCGTCCGCGGAGTTCTTCAACCTGATCCACGAGGTCGGCTTCCCGCCGGGTGTGGCGAACTTCGTGACAGGCACAGGCGCAGAGGTCGGTCAGCTGCTCGTCAGCAGCCCAATCACGAAGCTCGTGACGGTAACAGGCAGCGTGCGTGCCGGACAGCAGATCTATAAGGCAGCAGCGGACAACATTACAGCGCTGTCGCTCGAGCTTGGCGGCAAGGCGCCGTTCATCGTGCTGGACGATGCCGATGTCGATAAGGCGGTCGAGGCAGCGGTTGTCGCTCGCTTCGCGAACTGCGGTCAAGTGTGCATCTGCAACGAGATGGTGCTCGTGCATGAGAAGGTGGCCGACGAGTTCACGGCGAAGCTGCTGGAGCGCGTGAAGCAGGTGAAGCTCGGCGATCCGTTCGACAGCTCGACGACGATGGGCCCGAAGGCGAACGGCCTCGATCTGAAGAAGATCGACGACATCGTGCAGGAGACGGTCGCTCAAGGTGCGAGCATCGCGGCGGGCGGCAAGCGTCCGACGGGCGGCATTTTCGACAAGGGATACTGGTATGAGCCGACGGTGCTGGTCAATGTGAAGCCGGATATGGCTGCGGCGCAGAAGGAGATCTTCGGACCGGTGCTGCCGATTATCCGTATCTCGAGCTTCGAGGAAGCGATCGAGATCGTGAACTCGAGCGAGCTCGGTCTGTCGGCGTACTTGTTCTCGAACGACTACCGGAAGCTGATGCACGGTATGAACGTGCTGCAGGTCGGCACGGTGTTCCTGAACCAAGGCATGTCCGGCTGCATGCAGGGCCACCACAGCGGCCACAAGCTGAGCGGACTTGGCGGCGAGGACGGCGAGTACGGCATCGCGGGCTACCTGCAGAAGCGTACCGTGTACTTGAACTATAATGCTTAA